Within Hydractinia symbiolongicarpus strain clone_291-10 chromosome 11, HSymV2.1, whole genome shotgun sequence, the genomic segment TACACTTGGAATTAAAttgatcaaatatgaaaacccAACACACACCACCGATGACGGTGCATGTTGCCTCAAAGGCGGTGCAAGTACATGTCGCTATAAATGCTTAAATGCGTTAAACCTCTGTGTAAGTAGCATAAAACATACATGCGATATTGGAAACAAAACCATGCCTGACATACAAGATGGAGATAAGTACCGagatgatgacgtcagcaaatttaTATCATTTCGCTTTATAAAATGGAAggtaattatatatatagttttaatttgaaataaaaaggtAGCACATCGGAAGTAccatctaaactcaactttaaCTGCATATAACGTAGTTTTGCTATTTCAAGGAACCTTTGAGTGTCTTGGACGATGTTTGGCGTCACTTTGACGTCGTTTTGACGTCGTTTTGGCGTCATTTTTATTACATCAGCTGCCCACCGTTGTTTTATAACGCctacttttaacaaaaaaaaacaacttgtttaattttttcgtCAAAAGAAAGCCGTAGAATTCCAAGCTGGACTCGTTCTTGAATGACAACCATGGCGACCGTAGATTCGTCGTATACATATTCTGACAAAATTAGTTCAGAAGGAGTttgatttcttgattttttttgtttatcactCGCAATCCGTTCTGTTTAGAATATATTTCACTTACAAGGATTGTTTCACGTTGACACAAATTTTCTTGTTACAAACATCACCAAGACATTCAATATTCCCGCCACAACTTTCAAACACAAACAATGGAGCCAGTTTTCATTTCCACCTATAATTTTTGGCGATGAAAAAACCATGACAATTAAAGTCAGGTAACACTTTAATTCACCCTCGTTCACAGAAATTGTTACCTTTTTGGTATTATTTTCTCTCGTATCAATatcctgggaacgagggtgactcgtttttttatttgaattactTTTGCAAGTGAAAACATTGAATGTGGTAAAAATATCTCGGGTCAGAGAAACTATGAATAAATATATAGATCTTGCAAAACACAGACAAaaacatcctcgtccccaggttagTTGCCTATGTCAAAGCTGCTAGTGCTTACTTTACggctaaacaagtttttttcgcCGCcggttttaatgttaaaaaaggcaaaagcccctggggacgaggttgcgtcTAAAAAAGCTTAGTTTACTTTTCTTCATCCTTGTTCTTTGACAAATACTATACCTGTTCGTGGGAATCAGGAAAGGTGCGCTTGACTAATTTGCCTAAAGAACTATTGCTTGTTTGGAGAGAGGTTTCTCTGTGCTTAAAAGCTTAGAAAAAGACAACAATGAAGCAAAAGATACAACCATCCAATATGTCCACTATccatttttatcaaatttatttgcGATTTGCGCATTTGAAACGCTGCTAGCCTAACCAACGTCTATGCACCAATTGGCGACATAATGATTTTTACTATCTTTAAAGAATATTTGGAAAAGTACTGTTATGCCAATATTTTTTTGCGGGTTATAGATTCTTACATATTGCAGTGCATaaaatatgttgttgttttttttcatttagcGCGTCATGTGATCAAGACTATTTATTACCAGACTGCTTGATAGAACAGTGTGTACCACGTGacaataatggcggacattATACTTGTGTAAACAATACTAAAATCTGCTTACAAGGCTGGAAAGACCCTTTATCGAATTGCCTTCAATGTACGTAGTGAATATAATGCTTTCTTCGACGACTTTGCAGGAAAGTTTTAAAAGGCCAGTACATCTTTTTatcaaaaagaaataaaaactttgagaTACCTTTTCAGTCTCGCTTGCTTGTCCTTCTTCCCTTATCcagaaacgtcgcctactaaactatcatgtacACGAATTCGATATTAATGAAATTTAATATTGAAATTTAACCCGGGAAGaagaataataatataaaaattaaaaatggccTCGCTTTGATCACCCAGGGTCCTTTTTCTCTTCCTGGCAATCTCGGTCGgcgatttgttaaaaaaagaagtgTCCTGGGGATGAAGTTGTACCTAGaagatcaacaaaaataatacaatTTTATCCAGGCCACACAATGTGCAGATGTTGTAGAAACAAACTTATTTCACTAAGAATTTCTAGTTTATTAGTATCTTACCTCCATAGCAAACAAAACCTCATCTGTAATCAGTTTATCTTCTATCCATCCAACACAAGTGTTAAGTTACATCGTAACACAGAAATTATCTCTGATGACCACAAGATCGGCGAGAGTTTTACTAATCACCTCAAGCTTTTTAAGTTATTCTACAGCTGTGAGCATTAAAAACACACCAACAGCACCGACGTCAGCTATAACGGAATTGACGTCAATTGCAATGGCACCGATGTCAGTTATAACAGCGTTAACGTCATTTGCAACGGCATCGACGTCATCTACAACGTCCCTGAAATCAACGGCAACGTTACCGACTTTAATTACAACGCCCCCGACGACaactacaaaacaaaaaaaagcaatgtcagaaaaagataaaaatgatgAGAGAGAGCTACAATATATATTAAGCTCCTGCGCAGGTGTTTTATTTGCTATGGCATTGTTATTTGCAACGGTGGCTCGAATGAGGTAATGCATTCTTGCTAGATTCCATTTGTTCTGACATGATTTTCTTCCACAATTAGAGCCGAatgttttttacaatatttgaaTTTTGGCATGTTAGTCTAAATGAAATATCGAAGAAATTAATTAGTCTTTTCAGAGACTTTCTTATTGTCATTTGTTGTAGATTCACTTCCGTTGAGGCAGCTTTTTATTTAATCGCTATGAGGTCCGCAGCGTTTATTATCTGAGCATCCGCCATATTACTTCTCAACTCCTTCCCTGCCTTAAAGCAATATTGTACCTTTCAACCCTTTACCTTCCTGAGAgaaatttgtaaatattaaaaaatctaaaaaatgctGCCATCTTTAGTGTAACGGAGATTGAGCACTTAAGGGTCGGCGTTCAAACGTTAAGAGGCACGTCCATAAACACTTCAAAGGGAAGTGGAATGGAGCATGTTTAGCAGCAtatcaaacaataaaaaaacactgcTGTGGAAGTTACTGAACcagattttttattgttgttgatcGTTTTTGTTTTGAATGTCTTTTTGATGCAACTTTAATatagtataaaaaatgttcTGCCGAAAcaacattaatttaaaaaatgtattggaAAATAATAGTTGATGTTAGAACAATTTGGGAAGGGGTCTGGTGTCTGGATACTTTTTTCACGTGCTTTAATTTTTAAGACCGTAACCTCTGTATTTGTGAATGGACCtaagttttattaattttcttgtgtttttttttgtagatgGAACAGAAAACACACGCGAGTGCATTCGTTTAGAAACAGTGATCATGAGATGGAATCTACAATCGACAGTGGCATTGTTGcatcttaaaacaattttggCTTACTTCATACAACTCCATAGACATCTTTTAGATAAATTTCGATATTAACCAGAGCAAattattttgaaacttttttttaaaaaaataatcggaATCAAATATTTTAGGGTGCCATACGAGAAAGTATTACATGATTGCCTTATCTGAAAATAATAACAAGAGGAGAAGTGGCTAAATTTTGTGCAAGAAATAGTACTACACTTTATACTTACTAAATTCCCACAGCTTTATTTTcccttatttttacttttactcCATTTGTTAATTTCTAAAAATGTACTTCCATAAGGTCAATTTGCAATCCACAAAAAATATCCAAGGTAATTTTGGCGCCTCATTACAGCAAAGAAGTTTTGCCGACAGTTGGATGGCAGCAAAAAGTTATAATGGCAGTGAGATTGTGAAAACAAGATGGGTGGTAGCTAATGTCTACCACCCATCTTTTAAGAAAGCGAGATCTAGTCAAGAGATCAAGTATGTTAAGGTGCGAATATACACTGGTTCGCAATGATTTTTTTGCGATCAGAATAATTACTGCGTTTTTTGACTGGTtgcttctattgttctttgatCACGTGATCATTATCGGAAACTTACATAATGCTGGACGATTatgacatttttaaaagtttctttgttattgtgtatattttattatttttgtaaattatcgagttcttttgtattttgtgatatttattAATGAAATTGGATTATatagaattttaaaaacacCCTTCTATACGGAAGCCGATAGgtgcaaaaatcttttttcgaAATTGTATGAAAATGTTTCTCAAGATAGTAAAAATATTATTCGAAATGGTGAAAATGTTATTcaaaatgttgaaaatgtttgccgagaaatagtaaaaatgtttGTCGAGAGatggtgaaaatgtttttgagatggtgaaaatgtttttgaataagATTTTCtccattttgaaaaagattttcaccattttgaaaaagattctcaccattttgaaaaagattttcaccattttgaaaaagattttaaccattttgaaaaagattttcaccATTTTGAAAGAGATTTTCACTTATTTCGGAAAAGATTTTTTGCACCTATCGGCTTCCGTACTTCTAGCCGTTCTACGCTTTTGTTTTCGAAACACTAACAGCGTTCGAAATTTTCTACCGTTGTAACCAAGTTCAACAACAATTAACCCTATGCTTTTAAAATATCGGGTATAGTATTACCCTAGTAACTTTTTGGAAAGAATTCTTTATGGATCTTTACAGCTCGATCTTTCAAAAAGATTAATGCTGAGGCTCAGTCAttagaaaacattttcttttggaaaaaaattaagaaatgtctctttaataataaccgtCGCCTGTCTGTCTTTCCGCGAAAGACGCGTCCTGTCACGGAAACAAGAAATGCGATgcataaaggacgggcgaccccgtgtatttttccacgggttgaaccatgaaattaacgcggtttttcaaaataaattcatTGACCCGCGTTAATTTAATTtgcgttaatttcttgacttattaatttcatggaataaggtattaGTTCTTTCAtcatggaatttttttttatggaacgCCAAAGCTGCCATAAGTCATAAAAATACAGCGTCTTACTGAGTGTTTTCTATTctaataaaaagttattgataAAGAGAGAGGAAGGAGAGGGGGAGGGGAGGGGAGGGGAGGGGAGGGGAGGGGAGGGGAGGGGAGGGGAGGGGAGGGGAGGGGAGGGGAGGGGAGGGGAGGGGAGGGGAGGGGAGGGGAGGGGAGGGGAGGGGAGGGGAGGGGAGGGGGGGATAGGTCCAATAAGTCAACTAAACTTTGCATCAGGGACggacaaaacagtatttttaacAATTGAAGATGTTATTTTACTGATGATATTTTTATTGCAACGTCACCATTTATTGTTCTCACGGCTGACCCATGTACAATCTCTTTGGGTGCCatgatttccaaaaaaaatcacACTTTtgtacaaaaatgtaaaattgtaaaaaatgcataaaaaaatgtaaaatttaacaGTGTCTTTCCGTCACCAAATTGCTTTATGATGCAATCCAACGTAAGTGACCAAGGCTGAGCTATAAACTGACTGACCAGGGATTGATGAATGAGTGCGAAGGTTAACTTAGATGAAGAATTGTGTTTTACATTTCATGTTTTCCCTACTGTATGTTTTTGTTGTATATCGATAAGAAGAAACCAAGAGGTATACATCACCAATAAATGCATCAATAAATCATATTCCATCAGGATTTAGGTTGCATTTTCTTGTTTCTAACCGCACGTAATATTTTTCCTGCTACAATTTTTGTTAATTcagcaaaaaaaacacaaaaccgCACAATTTAAGTATCTGACATATACGTGATGCAAATAAAtcatattaaaacatttttagcatcattaaaaataacaaagagaCAAAACAGTCTGCTTTCGTTCTAAGTTTAAGACATCCCACTTTTTCCACTTGAGAAAGTCTCGTTTGATGTCAACACGAGGTAATGTTGACAAGGAAGTCATTAAAACAGTTTTGCAACAAGATATAGCGGGAGCATCAATTAACGATTGGTTGGCCATCGGGAAATATGTTATCACTACTTTTCAAAACTGAAcgcatataaaaatttattaaatcacCGATGTAAGAAAATCCAGATAAGTGGAACATTTGCTAAGTGAAACCAATTTTTTCGGGGCCTGGACAGTTCCACTTATCGAGCGGCAGCTGCAATTTGTTTTGTCACCTGTCAAATCCATGACTGCTTTTACAATTTAGTTTCGACGATTCTACGTTTTCCTATAAATATATTTCGTCGCATACATAACGCATGCTTGTTGCACTTCATTATTCTGTAAATTACACTAAACTACCGCCCACGCCCTTCCCCCTCCTCTTTGTTGTGTTACAAGGAGACGTGTGTACTGAGGGTAAGTAGCtcctgaatttaaaaaaaacaagttattaGCTTTTCAACATTAAAATACTTCTTTCCAACACCCACGATATGTGTCCACCACGCTGGCATATGTGGTAATGTATAAAACTTTATATTAGGGAGGGCAATGAAGGTTAAAGTACACTTTCTCTCCGGGGCTTTTCTGATAATCTTGCTGTTCCAGATTGTCAGAAAAAGAGCCCTGAGGACAAGGTTGGGTTAAAGTAGCTATTATAGATATATCTATCAAATTTATCGATCATTAGCGGAGATGATCCTTATGAATTGTTAAACCTCAAATGGTACTGAAGATTTCTTAATTCAACAAATGATATTTGAATAGAGTCAGGCAATGCATGTACCATGTTCATCGCTGAGCTTCTCATTCTACCAGGGAATCGCACTAAAGCGGACAACTCTATAAGACGAACACTTGGAACGAATAGATCTTAGGCTCCATTCCTATAAAAAAAGTCCCTCTATAAACTCAATAAGACGAAAAAATTTTTTCGTGCCAAATAAAATTTCTCAATATAAATACTTCGTATTAAGCAGACATTATAAAAAATGTGCATCAATATTCTTTAAATTTCAgatattttaccttttttattaaatatgaagccaccatattgcGGGTTCCATTTGTGGTTCAATGTTTCCGGtctgtttatttttcaaatttggcgccataTCATCACAACAAACTTCATCGTCCGAAGCTCGTAGTATTTTGTGGAAAAATTgaatcaaatatgaaataaatattgttgttattattattagctAAACGACCAGAGATAAGTGTTCTAGATcaagaaaaaatcaataagGAAATACAACACGTGGAGTCATCTTTGAAATGGAACGTTATTTAACGATCTATAATTAATTTCCTTGTGATTGTTTCTCCATTATGAAATTCAAAGTTAATTATTGTAAATGTAGACGCGATGGAAGCCAACCTCAACCGCAATTTCGTCAATTTTGTTTGGCATTCCGAATgcgctatatattttttaattatacgggtTTATCTCACATTTCTAGGCCATTGTGCTTTTCCACTACTCGTTAGGGTTGGTGCAACAACATTGCAAAAAGAAATGAAATCCTAAATTTTACAaagcaaaatataaagaaaatataccCTGGGTTGTTTCACATGTATCTTCCTCCTTCCCAATCCCTTTctaatttaaattcttaacTACGTCAATGACAAAATAAGATATTAATCAGCCGGGTTTCTTTGGTGATTATACCCTGTTTGAAAGATCCGCGATTAAGATGTCCTTGTCCACTTATATAACACCATTATTTTTCGTTTTGTTccgtttttatttcataaactaCAGGTAGAGCAATTTTATATCGAACATGCATGGAACCAAAGGATTTCTTACAGACAAAGAAAATTCAAGACAGAGAGACgatatcaaaaaataaagtttttgtctTCCGAACATAGCggatttttattttaagggAAGAAAGTTTTACAGCAACATTTTGCATTTGCGGACAAAACATTTACGATTGACCTTGCCATCCGCGGGGAATTTTgcgaagtttttaaaaactgcaaaaatcgcaaaaaagtCAAACACATTGAGTTTTTATCACAAATTTCTATTATTCGTGAATGTCCGAGATTTTTTAAGagagaaaaagagccctggggacgatgTTGTTCTTCCTTGATGTCTTTTTTTAAGTGATTTCCATCGTCTTTTGTCCAACTTTGAATGATATTTTAAATCCTTCTGCTGTAttactgtaaaaaaattaatttcacgtTTCTTTATTCTATTTTGTAGTGTAGAAAGGCCCTAAGAAAAAAAGTTCGAAAGGAGAGGGAGAAAAAGCGGCCATGTAATAAGATATTTGTTCGAGTTTGAAAGATATTCAAGAGAGAGAATTCGGGACAAAAAGAGAAGACTAAGTTAGGAGCAACATAATATCCAATAGAACGACGATTCTGCTcaacttagaaatatatttGACACAGAGGggagtcgagatagagagagtcacGAATCCACTGTACGTGAGAGCAAATTCATCCTCAAGgctttttagatgtttttctatCTGTGAACGTATTTTCAGGCAAATTTTTCTTTATTGGAATCAGCGCAAgaaacagaaacaaaataagAGTTTAGTAGTGTTCAATAGTaaagaaattctaaaaaaaattttataaattgttATTGAAAAGTGGGGCTCCAACCCCGTAAGGAGGGTTTTATTTACGTCTCTCATAATTAATTGTAGTCCCTTTTAACACAGTTGGTCCCTTGGGTGTGGTCCCTCATAAATGGGTACGTTTCGTGTATGTTTCTGTATCTAAAAAAAAgctcttttgaaaaaaagaaacaaacaattcTCTTGCCGCCAAAATTAGCTGTTTAGGCAACCATAAAAATTCTGCTGATATTTGTGTTATCGAAACTTTCAAAGGCGAAACCCCCGCAAGGTGGGCGGTTAAAATAGCTTTGTTTCAGTTTCAGCACAACCAATATCAATAGCGCTGATATGGAATTTGAATCGGCAGTTTGTAGATGTGAGAGAAAAACACAAACTCTACCATCCTaactaaaaagaaatttcattaattcagttatgTAATAAAGTTCGACTAATTGACTGAAAAACGTGAAACATTCGAAAAGTATTTATTCATCATTTAATTAACAATTTTGACTTTCCCTTGACGTCTGAAAATGTCACAACGGTACAAacaatcaaaattttgtttatcgGCGAGAAAGatcaatgaaatttattcataaaaaaaacacaacgaaCTAACTCTCTACTTTTCTCAGCAAATCATAAAATTTGAAAACGGatttaaagaataatttttgtaatatttagcCTTGGAGGAAAGATTTAGCGTATTCCAGGTTGTTTCGTATATATCCTCTGAAAATAACAATTAGTTTTAGCATCCCCTTGATGCATTTTCTTGTTCCCTTTAGTTCTCTTTAGATGTTTTTTTGTCATACAACTAGTATTTCTTAAAGAGTTTGTTTTTCAAGGCAATTCAGAAATTCACTATGTAAACTTGCTATTAAAAAATTCTGGCGGAATCtgagaagaaaagaaagttcTTTCAGCGTTTTTGGATCATCATCTTCAATTCTTTCGCCGGcactataaataaataaatttcaagaAAGAGTTCCAGTGCTTCTAAACTGTAGTACTTAAGATATTTGACGTTTGCAAAATTAGCGGCGATGTTTTTCGTCAGCACTAAAAGTATCAAATTTCGGTACTCAGAATGAATGCCAAGTGAACAACTTACTTCATGAGATATAATTAATAGTTCCACAAAAACCTGCATTTTTTCACAATATCCGTACAAAACCCTGGatattataactttttttttttcattttcttttgagaTTATATATATCGTGGTCCTACTGAATAACTTAAAGTTAGCGATAAACAAAAGAGACATTTTTACCCTCAAGCAAAGTTCTGTATTAAAATAAGGAAGTCCTAAAGGAACattgaaatagaaaaaaataaacatataagTATGATTTTGAAGTAAGTAATTATATGAGAAAATAAGCTGCTTAAAGAACTACCTCTTATTAACATAAGACATGGGTTTTTATACGAGGTTATTTGAAATCGAGTGTTCTATAAACATATTTCTAACAATATAATCTTTGATGGTAATGGTTTAGCAAAATAGTTTTACTTTCTCTGTACATTACTTATATCCGCTATGCATAGAGTATGACGCAGTAACGTCTCTCACTACTTACTATCctatatcaaaaaaataacaatagttTCATTTCAATTTCACTATTGCATACACTAGCTTTTTTCTCGAATTAGCGCCCCTGCAGCTCAAAAGAGTGCTTCCTTCAATTAGGCGCCTCACTTCCTTATTGATCCCTCGCTTCAATGAGAATCCCTTTCTTTCctcaaaaacgattttaataGGCAAAAAGATAGAGCTCAAAAAAGGATGAAATTATAAGTCACAATGCAACC encodes:
- the LOC130614642 gene encoding uncharacterized protein LOC130614642 → MHCMKTLHQIFLLLFLLANVKLGNSLGTLGIKLIKYENPTHTTDDGACCLKGGASTCRYKCLNALNLCVSSIKHTCDIGNKTMPDIQDGDKYRDDDVSKFISFRFIKWKNIFHLQGLFHVDTNFLVTNITKTFNIPATTFKHKQWSQFSFPPIIFGDEKTMTIKVSASCDQDYLLPDCLIEQCVPRDNNGGHYTCVNNTKICLQGWKDPLSNCLQSNKTSSVISLSSIHPTQVLSYIVTQKLSLMTTRSARVLLITSSFLSYSTAVSIKNTPTAPTSAITELTSIAMAPMSVITALTSFATASTSSTTSLKSTATLPTLITTPPTTTTKQKKAMSEKDKNDERELQYILSSCAGVLFAMALLFATVARMRWNRKHTRVHSFRNSDHEMESTIDSGIVAS